The DNA region CAATGAAGATAAACATTGGAGACTAGACCTAAGAAAACATAATCGAGTCAGCTCAAAGAAGATATTTTCTAAATCCAATGAATGTGGGGAACTCATCAGTTATAATTCAGACCTTACTAAGTGTCAGAAAGCTCACACTGTGAGGaaactttatgaatgtaatgactgTGGCAAGGGCTTCCAGTGGAGTTCTTATTTTACTAAACATCAGCGAatacatactggagagaagccctatgaATACAATGACTGTGAAAAGGCCTTCTGCTCCAGCCAAAGACTGACTGAATGTCCGAGGATTCAGAGTGGagagaaactttatgaatgtcgtggatgtgggaaaactttCTGCCACTTCATAGAACTTACTCAGCACCAAGCAGTTCATAGAGGAGAGAATCCATTTGAATGTGTTGAATGTGGGAAGACGTTCAGTCGGAGCTCACAACTTattgtacatcagagaattcatgctGGAGAGAAATTGTATGAATGTAATGactgtgggaaggccttccatTGGTGTTCACGGcttattcaacatcagagaataCACAGTGGAGAGAagccctttgaatgtaatgagtgtgggaaggCTTTTCGCCAGAGGATACAACTTACTgtccatcagagaattcacactggagagaaaccttatgaatgtaaagaatgtgggaaggccttccacAGAAGCACAGGACTTACacaacatcagaaaattcatacaggagagaaaccatatgaatgcaATGACTGTGGGAAGACCTTCTGCCGGAGCTCACAACTTaatcaacatcagagaattcatactggagagaaactttaCGAATGTAccgaatgtgggaaggccttctgcCGCAGGTCACAACTTACACAACATCAGataattcacactggagagaagccataTGAATGTAGTGAGTGTGGGAAGGCTTTCCACCAGACTTCACAACTTATTCGACATAAAGTCATtcacacaggagagaaaccttttgaatgtaatcaatgtgggaaggccttccacAGAAGCACAGGACTTACacaacatcaaagaattcatactggatggaaaccttttgaatgtaatgaatgtgggaaggccttccacAGAAGCACTGGACTAATtcaacaccagagaattcatactggagagaagccataTGAGTGTAAGGTATGTGGGAAAACCTTCCGCAGGAGCTCACAGCTTACTCAACACAAGgtaattcatactggagagaaaccatatgaatgtaatgaatgtgggaaagccttctgCTGGAGCTCACAACTTACTcgacatcagaaaattcatactggagagaaacctgaATATAGCATATGTGAGAATGCCTTCCACACAGAGAAACTACTTACTCAGTACCACAAAATGCATACTGGAAAGAAGCCTTATAAAGTTAAGTccttatgaatataatgaaagtGAGAGGGCTTTCAGAAAGAGCAAACACTATTAAAAACTAGATAAGTCAAACTAAAGCAAAACCCTATAGATGAAGTGAATCCATGCCTAATTTCCCTCTGTGGCCACTCTAAACATTTTTCCCTCTCCTGAAGTCCCAAGCTACTTCCTATAGCAGACACTGTTGCACACTCTTAAATTACTGAGAAAGGTCTAGAAATATGGAAAGAACTTCCTGTATTTACTCCACTCGTCACAAATGCCCAGAATTCTGAATACTTTGTCCTTCCTGTCACCATGGCAAGTGCAgcatcctccctcttctttccaaaGGCAGATTCCTTTGCCTGTGTCTCGATGCCACCAGTTACTTTTTAGTCCAGGGCATTACTTTGGCAGTCATccctgtttctctttgtgtcttaaACTTCTCCCGCTGGCTCTTTCTGAGATTTATGTTCAGGTACCCCAGTTTCCCAAGACTAAAAAACCTTTACCCATACATTCATGaatccatctttttttcattgcCAGACCTCTTAAAAATTTTTCTAATTTCCAATAATAATAAAtggcatttgcatagcacttgaAAGTTTACAACAACATTAAAATGTCTTAGTTCAGCCTTGCAAAAATCCTATGAAGAAATGATGGCAGGCGTTATGATCCATTTTAGagggcattttaaaatttatttatttatttttagttttcaacattcacttccataagattttgagttccaaattttttccccatctctcccctccccaccccagatggcatgtaatttgacaCAGGTTCTATATAtccattcatattgaacctatttttaCATTAATtgtgttgtaaagaaaaattagaaccaatgggagaaaaaaaagaaacaaaaaagcaaatactatgcttcaatctgcattcggactctaTAGGTCTCTTtatggatgtagacagcattttccatcatgaattgtCTTGAATGTGATcccttttatagatggagaaaagcGTGACTTGGGTTTAAGTGGCTTGTACATAGGCATTCAGCTACTCCtggaccatcatcatcatctcactGTCCATCACTAGAATCTGATATTTCTTCTATGTACTATTTGATGCAGTTGGTCATCCTTTCCTTCTGGCTACTCTGTGCCCTCCTGTATTCCAAAATGCCATACTCTCATGGTTAATAATAACAACTTGAATTCAAATGATACCTTTAAGGTTTTCAGATTGCCTTCCACCCAACTGCCAACAATCCTTTGAAGTAGGCTGAACACGTAATAGTGGCCCCATTTTAGAGACCATGAAGCTAAGAGGGTTACTTTTTGAGCCAGTCATTATTGAGAGTCTGATGTGGACTTCACATCCAGGGGTCCTCACTTCAAGGCCAGCAATCCTTGCACTACCATGTTGATTTTCCTCCTTTAGCTGTACCTGCTAATTTGGTTTCTTTGCTGATTCATTTTTCCACCCCTGCACATAGCATATTCCCCCACCAGTCCCTGATTAGAACCTAAGATTTTATGCTGCCCTGATGAATGGCCCTCtggtcttcctttcttcattttccataCCCAGAAGGGGTACGTAGTATCCCTGTCAGCTAGGGCTCATGGAAAACCCTAGGCATGGGTATCCATGTTAGAAGCAAAGGTGAGGAACCTCTGAAAAGCTCTGACTCAGTAACACAGGCAATACCAAAATGGCTTCCTACTGCCTCTAGCATAGTTTACACTCCTCtggtcttttaaagccctttacaacctggctccaaatTACCTTTCCAACTTCACATATTATTCTCTTCACATTCTATGGTCAAGTCAATAGGTATTTAgtaagtactcactatgtgccaggcactgtgctaagtgctggggatacaaaaaaagggcaaaaacatggtctgtatcctcaaagagctcacattctaaaaggggagacaacatgcaaacaactacatttATATGATGGTAAATTGGAGGCACTCTTAGGGGAAAGCCACAGAAGGTGAGattggaaggaagacaggaattccAGGAAGTAGAGGTGAAAAAAagatttcaggcatgggagatcACCATTGAAAAGGCATTTCCTGGTGCAAATGCTGTGGTCCAGCCAGATTACTCTCTTTGCTATCCTTTAGACACTACAATCCACTTTGTCTCATTACTTTTGTACTCACTGACTTGTCAACCATGCTTGTGATGCactttcctcacctccaccccatAGAATCCCATCTTTTTG from Trichosurus vulpecula isolate mTriVul1 chromosome 1, mTriVul1.pri, whole genome shotgun sequence includes:
- the LOC118834712 gene encoding zinc finger protein 883-like gives rise to the protein MAPAPRPESMTFQDVAVDFTWEEWECLAPSHKELYKDVMLENYRNLVCLGLAVSKPGVHDQVDQGEGLWMPEREDSGSSRQGWRNRSDPEEPTPDLEAWDWKARLQRQEHNEDKHWRLDLRKHNRVSSKKIFSKSNECGELISYNSDLTKCQKAHTVRKLYECNDCGKGFQWSSYFTKHQRIHTGEKPYEYNDCEKAFCSSQRLTECPRIQSGEKLYECRGCGKTFCHFIELTQHQAVHRGENPFECVECGKTFSRSSQLIVHQRIHAGEKLYECNDCGKAFHWCSRLIQHQRIHSGEKPFECNECGKAFRQRIQLTVHQRIHTGEKPYECKECGKAFHRSTGLTQHQKIHTGEKPYECNDCGKTFCRSSQLNQHQRIHTGEKLYECTECGKAFCRRSQLTQHQIIHTGEKPYECSECGKAFHQTSQLIRHKVIHTGEKPFECNQCGKAFHRSTGLTQHQRIHTGWKPFECNECGKAFHRSTGLIQHQRIHTGEKPYECKVCGKTFRRSSQLTQHKVIHTGEKPYECNECGKAFCWSSQLTRHQKIHTGEKPEYSICENAFHTEKLLTQYHKMHTGKKPYKVKSL